From Sphingobacterium bambusae:
GATAGCATTTGCTGATGGTACATCGGAGCATAATCAGCATGGTAGCTTATAAAGGGTAGAGCAGTTAGGCGTGATAGATCTTCGGGCAATGTATAATCACTTGCATAAACCAAGGCAAAACCATCATCATAGAGTTTTTCAACCGTTAGGTTTGGCGATAGTGAGGGTGCCCGAATAATACCAATGTCCATCTGTCTGTTGTTTAGTGCATCGATCTGTCTGTCGCTAGATAGCTCGTAGAGCTTGGTTTGCAGATACGGATAATGGGTCTGAAGCTGCTGTATCAATTTACCTAGTTTTTGTTTATCTATAGAGCTGATATATCCTATCCTTACTTCGCCGGCCAAGGACTCATGGATCTGTGCGGCCTGCTGCTTGGCAAAATCTAATTGCTTGAGGGTATTCGCAGCTTCTTCTGCAAAATAGTGTCCTGCATCGGTTAGTGTAACACGCTTATTGTCGCGTAAGAAAAGTGTTATCCCTAGCTCTTGCTCTAATTCTTTGATTTGTCGACTCAATGGCGGTTGGGAAATAAACAGTCGCTTTGCAGCTTTTCCAAAGTGTAGCTCTTCCGAAAGCACCAAAAAATAGCGCAGATGTCTTAGTTCCATACTTATTAGGTATTGTTTGATGATAAATATAGTATTTTTAAAGTATCGATAGCATCTTTAGTTTTGTGAAAACAAAAGATGATGAAATCGACAATAAAAGAAATCGAAGAGCGATTCGATCAGGATGTAGAACGATTTTCCAATCTGGAAACGGGACAACAGACGACCTTAGATGCCCTTTTTAATATGGAGCTGATCACGTCTGCCATCGCTAGGCGGTATCCTGCGCTGCAATCTCTATTGGATATTGGCTGCGGTGCAGGCAATTATCCGGTCAAGCTGCTCCAAAAGGTCAAAGATGTAGATGTCACCTTGGTTGATCTAAGTCGGCCTATGCTCGATAGGGCGCGCATGCGTGTTGAAGCTTTGACGAGTGGACAGGTGCACACGGTGAAAGGTGACTTTCGAACAGCTAGTTTGGAGCATGAAGGCTATGAGGTTATCGTAGCCACTGCAGTGTTGCACCATCTCCGAGACGACCAAGATTGGGAAAGTAGTTTTCAAAAGCTATATAGCTTGTTGAAAGTAGGGGGGAGTCTTTGGATTTTTGATTTGGTTTATCAGCAGGAAGCTCAATTACAAGAACTAATCTATAAGGACTATTATGGAAATTACCTCAGGGGATTAAAGGATGAAGCTTATCGAGATCATGTATTTGCTTATATCGACAAAGAAGATACCCCGAGAGATCTGATGTACCAGTTGGATTTGCTTAAGCGAGTGGGATTCCAACAGGTGGATATTTTGCACAAAAATCTTTGTTTCGCTTCATTCGTCGCGATTAAATAAGCTAAAATATATAGCTAAAACAGAATAGATTTTACAGCAATAACAAAAGGACCTCCACGGTGGAAGGTCCTTTTGTTGTAATTTTATTGATTGTTATTTTAATGCGCACTCAGGTTTTTCGCTTTTTCTTCATCAAAAGAAGCTTCTAGCTCGGCAAGCTTTTTCTTGCCGTAAGCCATTCTTGTGATCACATAGAATAACACCGGTACGATAAATATAGCCAACAAGGTAGCGGCCATCATACCTCCAAATACCGTCCAACCAATTGTTTGGCGAGAGAATGCCCCTGCACCAGTGGATAGCATCAATGGAATAATACCTAAGATAAAGGCGAAAGAAGTCATGATGATCGGACGAAGACGAAGCTTCACGGCATCAATGATGGCATCCATCAACGGCATACCAATGTCAACCCTTTCTTTCGCGAACTCTACGATCAAGATGGCATTTTTCGCTGCGAGACCGATGATGGTTACGAGACCGATCTGCGCATAGATATTGTTATCTAACGTAGGGATCAAGGTTAACGTAAGTATGGCTCCGAATATACCGATAGGCACTGATAACAGAATTGAGAATGGCACCGACCAACTTTCGTACAGTGCAGCCAAGAGCAGGAATACGAAGATAATACACAGGGCGAAAATCATAACCGTTGTATTTCCCGATTGACTTTCTTGTAAGGAGAGACCCGAGAAGTCGTAGCTGTATCCATTCGGTAGCGTTTCAGCCGCTACCTCTCTCAAGGCGCGTAGGGCATCTCCAGAGCTGTAGCCCGGTGCTGCCGATCCACTAACCTCAATACTTCTAAAGATGTTGTAGTGGTTGATGATCGATGGGTTTTGCACCATCTGCCAAGTCACTAAGCCGCTAAGGGGAACAGATGCTCCTTTCGTATTGTTAACATACAGCTTGTTGATGTCTTCAATATTCATACGATAGTCATTGTCTGCTTGCGTTACCACCCGGAAATTACGTCCATAACGCGTAAAGTCGTTGATATAAGAAGAACCTAAGTATGATGAAATGGTACTGTAGATCGAGGAAATAGGTACCAACATCTTTTTCGCCTGCTCACGGTTTACCGAAATCTTGAAGTTTGGCGAGTTGGAGTTGAACAGTGTATAGGCCATACCGATTTCCGGACGTTGATTGGCCGCACCCAAAAATTTACCAACGACAGCTTCAAACTGCTTGATGTCTACGGTTTGCTGATCTTGTATCATCAATGAGAAACCTCCCGAGGTTCCTAGACCTGGAATCGCTGGTGGTGTAACCGCTAGCACACGAGCTTTGCCGTAAGCTGCATATTTGCCCATGATAGCACCTGTTATCTGCGCCGCAGTACGTTTCCGCTCGGCCCAAGGCTTTAACGACACGAAAAGTGTGGCTGCATTGGATTTGAATGATCGGTTCAAGATGTTGATACCGGCAATCAAGGTAATATGTTCAATTTCTGGAAAGTCTTTACGGAACTGCTCGTCAAGTTCGCTCAATACAGCTGATGTTCTGCTGGCAGAAGAACCTTCAGGAAGGTTAACGCCGGCAAAGAAGGAACCATTATCTTCTGTTGGAATAAACCCGGTAGGCTTTGTGGTGAACATGTAGCCTGTTCCAATAAAGATACATAGTAAAATGATCAGCGCTAAAGGCGCTCGGCGTATACACGCGCGAACCCCTCTCGAATATTTGTGGGTCACGCGCTCAAACCAAAGGTTGAATTTGTAAAAGAACTTATTCAAACCCCGCGCATCTTTGTTTACCGAAGTTGGTTTTAAGAGTAGAGAACAGAGTGCTGGCGTTAAGGAAAGGGCGATAAAAGCCGATAACATAACGGATACGGCAATCGTGATCGCGAATTGTTGGTACAATTTACCTACCATGCCTGGGATAAAGCCTACCGGAACGAATACCGCCGCCAATATCAACGCGATTGCAATAACCGGTGCCGTAATGTCTTTCATAGCGCGCATGGTCGCTTCGCGGGCACTCATCTTATAATGGTCAATATAGTGTTGGACGGCTTCCACAACAACGATAGCATCATCCACCACGATACCAATGGCTAGAACGAATGCCAATAAAGTAAGGTTATTGATCGAGAAACCAAAAAGCGTAAAGAAGATAAAGGTACCCACAACTGATACAGGAATGGCCAAGACCGGAATCAAGGTCGCTCGCCATGATTGCAGGAAGAAGAACACAACGAGGGTAACCAAGATAAGTGCTTCAACCAAGGTGTGAATAACGGAATCAATAGATGCGTGCACAACGGAAACGGTCTCATAGCCCACCACATAGTCAACATCATGTGGGAATGATTTTTTCATTTGATCTAAGGCAGTGTATATTCCCTCTGCTGTTTCCACGGCATTTCCTCCTGGCGTTTGTGCCACCATCATCCCTGTCGAGATCATGCCGTCGGTGCGTGTCGTAGTAGCGTAGCTAAATTGACCCAATTCCACGCGAGCTACATCTTTTAACTGCACGATAGATCCATCCTCGTTGGATTTTACGATGATCTCCTCAAAATCTTCCACAGAAGATAGATCCGAGTCAGTTATCACTGGATATTCAAATACCTGAGAATTTTGTAGTGGAGGAGCGCCCACCGATCCACCGGGGATACGTAGGTTTTGCTCGGAAATAGCCGTTGATACATCTGCAGGTGTCAATTTTAAGGCAGTCAACTTGTTGGCGTCAAGCCATACACGCATGGAGAACGGTTGGCCGAAAGCTGTCACATCTCCCACACCTTTTACACGTAAGATCGCGTCTTTAACATAGAGGTTGGCATAGTTGGCCAAAAACTTGTCGTCGCGCGTACCCTTTGGCGATACCAGCGATACTAACATCAAGATATCGGTGTTAGCCTTCCTTGTCACAACGCCTAAGCGCCGTACCGCCTCTGGTAAAGCCGGTTCGGCGATACCTACACGGTTTTGCACGTCTAGGGTGGCTACGTCAATGTCTGTACCTACTTCAAAGGTAACCGTGATCGTCGATTGACCATTGGAGGTACTGTTCGAAGACATGTAGATCATGCCCGGTGTACCGTTGATTTGGCTTTCTATCGGCGTGGTTACTGTTTGTTCCACGGTCTGCGCATCTGCCCCAGTATAGTTGGCCG
This genomic window contains:
- a CDS encoding LysR family transcriptional regulator gives rise to the protein MELRHLRYFLVLSEELHFGKAAKRLFISQPPLSRQIKELEQELGITLFLRDNKRVTLTDAGHYFAEEAANTLKQLDFAKQQAAQIHESLAGEVRIGYISSIDKQKLGKLIQQLQTHYPYLQTKLYELSSDRQIDALNNRQMDIGIIRAPSLSPNLTVEKLYDDGFALVYASDYTLPEDLSRLTALPFISYHADYAPMYHQQMLSCCAQLGFIPNLRHACNNIASILELVHVGSGITIVPQSVRMQYQHLHLNFLNLEEPSLRTDILLAYAKEQKHPAFAVLRDLIKTLFSA
- a CDS encoding class I SAM-dependent methyltransferase, yielding MMKSTIKEIEERFDQDVERFSNLETGQQTTLDALFNMELITSAIARRYPALQSLLDIGCGAGNYPVKLLQKVKDVDVTLVDLSRPMLDRARMRVEALTSGQVHTVKGDFRTASLEHEGYEVIVATAVLHHLRDDQDWESSFQKLYSLLKVGGSLWIFDLVYQQEAQLQELIYKDYYGNYLRGLKDEAYRDHVFAYIDKEDTPRDLMYQLDLLKRVGFQQVDILHKNLCFASFVAIK
- a CDS encoding efflux RND transporter permease subunit yields the protein MISEVFIKRPVTAIVISILIMIIGTISIMTLPISQYPSIAPPTVTVTANYTGADAQTVEQTVTTPIESQINGTPGMIYMSSNSTSNGQSTITVTFEVGTDIDVATLDVQNRVGIAEPALPEAVRRLGVVTRKANTDILMLVSLVSPKGTRDDKFLANYANLYVKDAILRVKGVGDVTAFGQPFSMRVWLDANKLTALKLTPADVSTAISEQNLRIPGGSVGAPPLQNSQVFEYPVITDSDLSSVEDFEEIIVKSNEDGSIVQLKDVARVELGQFSYATTTRTDGMISTGMMVAQTPGGNAVETAEGIYTALDQMKKSFPHDVDYVVGYETVSVVHASIDSVIHTLVEALILVTLVVFFFLQSWRATLIPVLAIPVSVVGTFIFFTLFGFSINNLTLLAFVLAIGIVVDDAIVVVEAVQHYIDHYKMSAREATMRAMKDITAPVIAIALILAAVFVPVGFIPGMVGKLYQQFAITIAVSVMLSAFIALSLTPALCSLLLKPTSVNKDARGLNKFFYKFNLWFERVTHKYSRGVRACIRRAPLALIILLCIFIGTGYMFTTKPTGFIPTEDNGSFFAGVNLPEGSSASRTSAVLSELDEQFRKDFPEIEHITLIAGINILNRSFKSNAATLFVSLKPWAERKRTAAQITGAIMGKYAAYGKARVLAVTPPAIPGLGTSGGFSLMIQDQQTVDIKQFEAVVGKFLGAANQRPEIGMAYTLFNSNSPNFKISVNREQAKKMLVPISSIYSTISSYLGSSYINDFTRYGRNFRVVTQADNDYRMNIEDINKLYVNNTKGASVPLSGLVTWQMVQNPSIINHYNIFRSIEVSGSAAPGYSSGDALRALREVAAETLPNGYSYDFSGLSLQESQSGNTTVMIFALCIIFVFLLLAALYESWSVPFSILLSVPIGIFGAILTLTLIPTLDNNIYAQIGLVTIIGLAAKNAILIVEFAKERVDIGMPLMDAIIDAVKLRLRPIIMTSFAFILGIIPLMLSTGAGAFSRQTIGWTVFGGMMAATLLAIFIVPVLFYVITRMAYGKKKLAELEASFDEEKAKNLSAH